A stretch of DNA from Kangiella sediminilitoris:
GTCGCGAAACACCCTTTTGGTAAATCAAAAGACAGTGTGACAGTTTCATCATTATGCCATTTGGACGTGACATTTTTAGGAAAACATACAAGAGCCCTACGATCTTCGTTAAAGCGCTTATTAGCCAATTTCTCAATTAGCACCTGATAATCAGCAAGCGCCTCTGTTTCAAAGGCTTTTGCTTCATGAAGAGGTTGAGATCGAGAGCCCGGCAAAGGCCCTGTCAGTAAAATATCATGCTCTTTAAACCTAGGTTGCTCAGCATCAAGCTCCTTAACAATAAAGCCTTTTTCCGAGCCACTCAGTTGCACATAGTCTCCTTCTAGTAAGGTTGAATGAAGGCCTTTTTCAATCCGCTTTGAAAGCACATGATTAAAAAGGAAAGAGCGCACTGAAGAATACAGCAACCCCTGCAAATTGCGATTCTTCAGCTTCTTATTAGACATTAATAAGTCAATACCACGCTCCAAGTTTGAAAGCTGGCTTGAGCCTTGGTTACCGAACCGCTGCTCACCAAAGTAGTTTGGGAATCCGTATTCAGCTACTTGTTGCAGACGCTGTTCAAACTCATCCTTTTTACCCTTAAACTCCCTCAAAGTGATATTAAAATGATTTGACTTAACCGCACCTATTCTTAATTTTTTATCATGGCGGACAGCCTCCAGAACCGTAACCTCATCATCGTTAAATTCTGGCCAGCTAGTCTCTTGTAAGAGAGGGAGTTGAACGCTGAACCACTGTCTGGCAACAGCAAACCTATCTTTTTTTCCTGCATAACCAATATCGGTAGGCTTTACATCGGCAAACCGTCTTAGCTTATGACATACTATATCCGTATTTACATTGTGCTTTTCAATATAGAGATAATGGTGAGCACCTTCTCCTGAAGGCTCGAAACGCAATGATTCCTCCACAACAAAGTCTTCTAGCAGGGACTTAAAGAGAGCCTCGCCTAATGGCTTACCATAAAATCTGTGCCAGTCGTAGCAGGCAACTTGTTTATAATCGTTCATTGCGACTTCTGTAACAGGCATACGGCATGAACCGCAATGCCTTCTTCTCGGCCAACGAACCCGAGTTTTTCGGTCGTGGTTGCTTTTAAATTAACCTGGGTCAGCTCGGAATTACAGATGGCGGCAATAACCTTTTTCATAGGCTCTATTTTAGAGGCCATCTTGGGCTTCTGGGCGACAATCGTCACATCAAGATTTCCAAGCTGATATCCTTCACTGCGAACAAGTGACATGACCGACTTCGTTAAGTCTTGGCTGTCAGCTCCGGCAAATTCATCGCTTGTGTCTGGGAAGTGGTGGCCAATGTCCCCCTTAGCAACGGCCCCCAGAAGTGCATCACAGACAGCATGTAATACAACATCGCCGTCTGAATGAGCCAGCAGCCCCTGTTCCCCTTCAAACAGCACGCCTCCCAGTATTAGCGGCTTATCACCACCAAATTTATGAACGTCATAGCCATGACCGATTCTGAACATAGATAGATCCCAATAACTTAGTTATCAGGATCTTACCTGCATTGATCGTTTGTGCCAAACCAATTGCTCAGCTTCGGCTATTTTTTCACCAATAGATGATAATTCTTTTCTTCCCTGATCATGAATTGACTGAACCGATTGTAATTTCATAAAACTTTGAACGCTTAAACCACTGGAGCGGTTAGCCGTTCCCATGGTTGGCAAGGTATGATTAGGTCCTGAACAATAATCGCCATAGGCTACTGCACTGTTTTCACCAACAAACAGCGAGCCAAAATTAATCAGTCTTCCCTGGTCAATCCTTGTATCCGCCAGTAGTAAGTGTTCAGCGGCATATTGATTACTAAAGTTCACCATCTCTTCAATCGATTGTGCCAGTAAAAGTACAATCTGATTTTGCTGCAATAACTCAGTTAGAGCCTCATCGGTTTCCAGTTGCTCTCTTACCTGATTCAACAACGACTGACTATCACTGACCAGTATGCTTTGCGCCTGAGGATCATGTTCTGCCTGAGCCGCCATATCGGCTATCAGCCACTCCTGATTTACCTCTTCATCAGCCAGTATCAGTAACTCACTGGGACCCGCAGCAACGTCAATTTGAACCCGGTTACTCAGTAACTGTTTTGCTATGTTTACATACTGATTACCCGGCCCCACAATCATTTGAACAGGGTTAATCTGCTGGTAACCAAAAGCAAGGGCTGCAATTGCCTGGGCCCCACCTATTTGAATAAACTGAGTAGCCCCTGCAAAACTAGCTGCCGCCAGAACTGCCGGGTGGTCAGATGGAGAGCAGGCAATTCGCTCTCGGCAACCAGCCAGCTTTGCAGGAATCAAAGTCATCAGTGCAGTCGATATCAGAGGAAAACGACCTCCCGGGATATAAGCGCCTATACGTTCAATCGGTTGATACCGAAAACCAAACTCTCCGCACTCATCCAGGTATGTGCTGTCACGCAACTGTTTACGCTGAAATTCGGCAAAAGCTTCTATCCGTTTTCCTGCAGCGACAATGGCATTTAATAAACCTGTTTCCAGTCCATACTGATCATAAGGCTTCAGCTCTATAAAGCGTGGCGAAAAACCATCAAACCGCTGACTAAGCTCTTCGATGGCAGGATCACCTTGCTCCACCACTTTATCAAGAAGCTCCCTGACCTGAGGCTCAATATCCGTAGCACTGTTGCTCAGCTCTCTCTGCCACTGGCTGCATGGCATAAAATCTAGTTGTTTACCCTGCATTTCGCGCCCCCAATTCACTAATAATTTCCTGGGCTGATACGCCCTTTGCCTTGGCGTTAACCAGAGCAAAGAATATTAAGTCTGCCGCTTCCCAGCGAACCTCGTCTGAGTCACTGGCTTCTATCAACTCCTGACACTCTTCGTTCAATTTTTCAATTTGCAGCTTTTCGCTTGAAAACAGTTTTTGAGTAAAAGACTGCGGGCTTGTAGTAGATTTCAACTCGTCCAGACGTTGCTCAAATACTCGATTGAGAGTGTTCAAATCAAACCCTCTATCCTGTGTAGCAAAACAGCTGTAACGCTCAAAGTGACAGGCATTACCCGACTGTCTGACCTTGAATAGTAAGGTATCACCATCACAGTCATAATCAACATTTACCAATTCCTGTGTGTTGCCGCTGGTCAAACCCTTCTCCCATAACTCTTGTCGTGAACGACTATAATAGACTCCAGCTTTTCGCTTAAACGCTTCCCGTAAGGAGTTTTCGCTGGAGTAAGCCAACATCAGCACCTGACTAGTTTCCGCATCCTGTACCACGGTTGGAATCAGTTCAGACTTATTAAAATCCAGACATTGGAACAAGGCATCTTCCAGACTCAATCTGCCAGTATAAACCGACATGCCGATTTGGCTGTTAGCACCAAGCTTATTAATGAACTCTACATCGTCCAGGGTTGTGATACCGCCCGCAACGGTCACTGGTATTTTTGAAGTTTTAATAACTTGCTCTATACGCTCGCGATCAACGCCTTTAAGCAGGCCTTCTTTTTGTACCTGGGTATATAAAAACTCGGAACAATTACTTTGGATTTCACTTATTAAATCGAGCACCTTGACTGTATCGGTTGACTGCCAGCCATGTGTTACCCAGTCATCGCCTTTGGCATCAATGGCGAATATCAGCTGGGATGCTGGAAGTTTTTTGACGAACTCAGAGCGGCAAGACGTACCCAGAATGACCTTTTTGGCTCCTGCTGATAAATATTCTCTAGCAGTATCATAGTCCCGTATGCCACCTCCGACACGACATGGATAGCGTTTGATTAACTGTTTGATTAGATCCTTGTTGCTGCCTCTTCCTAATGCCGCGTCCAAATCAATGATAGCTACTTCGCCATACAACGAAAACTTTTCCAGTAATCCAAAAACATCGGATTCCTCAACAATCTTTCGATCAGGGTTCCCCTGCTCAAGCTGTACGGCCTTGCCGTCTAATAAATCAATACTTGGAATTAACATAAAAACTCCTAACCCCGCCTTTAGCGAGTTAAAATATTCTGTGACTTTAAAACTTGTTTAACATCATTAACCGAGTACTCGGCACGATGAAACATGCCTGCAGCCAGTGCTGCATCGCTTCCGGCTATATAGGTGTCGACAAAATGCTGGGCATTTGAAGCACCTCCTGAAGCAATCACCTGAATTCCTCTTTCAAAAGCTACACGACTCATTAACTCATTATCAAAACCAATACCGGTTCCATCTCTATGCATGGCTGTGAGCAAGATTTCACCAGCCCCTCTTTGCTCAACTTCTTCAAACCAGTCAAAGGCATTAACATCTGTTTTAACATGTCCTCCACTAACATAAACGGCATAGTCATCATGCTCATCTTTATTGACGTCAATTGCCACAACCACGCATTGTGAACCAAAACCTTCGGCAATTTCGTTTATCAAGCTGGGATTCTTTATTGCAGCAGAGTTAAGCGCGACCTTGTCGGCACCAGCCGCAAGGAACTGGGCAACATCAGTGTAACTATTCAAGCCACCACCAACGGTAAATGGTATGGATAAATTCTTGGCGACCCGGGTCACCGTATCTAAAGCATTTGCCCTGTTTTCGAGCGTAGCTTTAATATCAAGAAAAACGATCTCGTCTGCGCCCTGTTCTTGATATTTCAGAGCAAGATCAACAGGGTCTCCCATATCAACCAGACCTTTAAAATTTACTCCCTTAACCACGCGGCCATTAGCTACATCAAGGCAGACAATCACTCTTGGAATTAAGCCTTCATCCCGATTTAGTTCAGACATTGCTTCATGACCTCCTCACCAACGGCACCCGACTTTTCAGGATGAAACTGAAATGCCCATAGATTCCCTTTATTAATCGCAGAAACAAATTCTTCACCATAGGTAACCGTCGCGCTGGTTACCTCAGAGCTTTTTACGCCGTAGCTATTCACAAAATAAACCACTTTCTGATCCAGGATGTCATTGCTGGAATCCAGTTTTGCCCAGCCGACCATTGGCTGCTTAGGACTCTCTAACCGTCCTACCTTACCCTTAAAAATACTCAGCCCCACTACTCCGGGATCTTCTGCAGAAGATTCGAACAACACCTGCAAACCAACGCAAATACCCACCAGTGGTTTGTCAGCCTTAATCCAATCCTTAATCACATGACCCAGACCGCTGGCATTTAACTGCTCCATAACCTGACCGAACCGCCCTTGCCCCGGCACCACCAAAGCATCAACCTCGCTGTCCACATCCTCCGGCTGATCAATCATTAGCGGTTTAAGACCAATTCTTTTTAAGCAGGCAAATAAGCTGAATAAATTGCCGGCTTTGGTATTGATAACACCAACTCTCTTGCCCTTTATGTCGCTAGCAGTCCCGGTCATAACATCCCCTTAGTACTGTTCTCACGCTCACTCACCTGTAATGCGTCACGCAAAGCAAAAGCTAAACCTTTAAAACTGGCTTCTACCAGGTGGTGATTGTTATCGAAATACTCTGTTTTAATGTGCAGAGTTATAGCGCTGTTGATGGCAAAGGTATAAAAGAAGTGTTTCCACATCTCTGTTCCAATTCCACCCAGCATTTCTCGAGTAAACGGTAAGTCTGTAATGGCATAAGCACGGCCGCATACGTCAACCGCCACCATTAACAAGCTAGCATCCATTGGTAGTAAGCGCTGACCGTAACGTACAATTTTCCCCTGTTGACGCCAAGCCTGATTAAAAGCTTGCCCGAGGCAAATAGCGACATCCTCAATTAGGTGATGATCATCAACCTCTAAGTCTCCTACCGATCTTAAATTCAAATCCCAGCCCGCATGAGTAGCCAGTTGATTAAGCATGTGATCAAAGAACGGTAGCCCCGTATCAATCCTCACACCTTGTTTACCATTGATATTCAATGATAATTGAATTGAGGTTTCCTTGGTTTTACGCTCTAGCTGTATCGTTTCACTCATAGCAAAGACTCCAATTGATTGACATTGTCGAGCACCAGATCAGCACCACCTTCATACAAAGACTCGTCGCCAATGCCGATAGCGATCACTCCAGCCCTGTTGGCCGCGACCATATCATCGGGCGTATCACCCAGCATCCAGCCGTTTTCTTTGCCGAAATAACGAAGGGCTTTAATGATTCCTTCAGGTTCCGGTTTTGATACCTCTACATCGTCGTCACTGATCACAAGACAATTATTGGCTCCTATCATTCTGGCACCTTCTACCGCCTCGTCTTTTGGCCTACCGGTAACAATTGCGGTCTTAATGGTACGCGTATTAGTGACGAATAACTGTGTAGACAGTTGCCGCTCGATGAATGGTTTCTCTAATTCTTTTAAACCTTTGTTTTTCTCGCTGCCTTGGTAAAAACTCTGAAAAACGTCAATAACAGCATTAAGATCTGTTTCATAACCAGATTGTTGAACCAACTCTAAACTCAACACCCAGTCATTGTTAAAGCCACCTTTACTTCTTAGCTTTTCAATATCGGATTGCTCGACCGTTTTGCCAGCAATGTGCTCGACTGTGGCCTTTATCGCCTGATCATAGCTTTGCCTCGTATCAATAAGCACACCATCCATATCAAAACAGATTAGTTCTGGCTTTAAAGCAAGTCCTAGAGCATTGAGTAGTGGTTTTAAGTAAAACGGTATCGTGATTCGAATAGCATTGATCTTTTTATCTTTAGCACTCAAACCAGCTAGCTCAGTTTTAATAATGATATTGCGTTTTTCACAGGCAGCCTTTATTAACCGGAGTTTGTTTTCATTGCCCTGAATGAACAGGAAGTTAGCACTGCTATCAACAACCTTTAAGCCTGCAGATTTTAACAGCACGACAACTTGCTCACGGTTTTGACTAATCGTTCCTGCATAGTTATTAACTTCCAGCCTGGCACTATCGGTAAATGCTTTCTTTGCTACTTCAATGGTTGGAGCCGGTAGGTTAAACGGCATCGCCAGACGCGCAAATTCGATGACAATTTTGGATTGGCCCAACAGGTATCCACAACGGATTCCAGCCAGTCCAAAAGCCTTCGACAAGGTTCTTAATACAATGAGATTATCAAACTCTTCCAGTAGCTTTAGGGAATAATCTTCATCTTTGCACGCAAACTCTATGTAAGCTTCATCCAGAAAAACCTGTGCATTTTTTTCCTTGGCTTGCTGACAAACTCGATATAACTCATCTTCAGATATAAGTTCGCCTGTGGGATTATTTGGGCTGGTGATAATTAAGATACTCCCTTCCGAGACCTCACTCAGCGCACCTTGCAAATCAATTCGCATATCATCCAGCGGCTCTATAAGAGTCATGTCCGCACTCCAAGTGACTTTTCCTGCGAGGTACTGGCTAAAGGCCGGTAACGGTAATATGAGTCGACGTTGTTGCAAACAAGCATATTTAAACAGTAACTCAATGGCTTCATCACCACCATTGGTTAACAGCAATTGCTCCTTATTCAAACCATAATATTGAGCCACCTGATCTTCTAAGCCAGTTTTGTCAGGGTACTTCCACAAACACTCTGTAGAGATGGTTTCCGTGGTCAACCATAATGGACGACTGTCAGAGCGCTCATTAAAGTCCAGTTTAAGTACTTTTCTGCTACCAGCCTCCCCCTGATATGCCTCAAAGTTATTCTGATATAAAGGTTTCATAGCGCTTTCCTGATTGGTGTTTCTAAAATATCTGTGGCGCCGGCAGCAATCAGCTGTGGCAATAAATCCTTTATAAGTTTACGTTCGATGGCTGCCTTAATGGCAAAACCGTCCGAGTTATAGAGTTCACTAACCGTGGGAGAACGCATTGCAGGTAAAAGATCTACTACTTTCTGTACGTTATCCTTATTGCAATTCATTTCAAGTAGAACCCGTTTACGTCCGTTCATGACACCCCGCATCAGCAGTAGCAAGTCGTCAATCTGCTTTTTCTTTTCAGGGTTCTTTAAAATTTCTTTGTTAGCTATAAACTGTGTTGAGCTTTCGATAACCGTATCAACAATCTTTAAACGGTTTGCTCTTATGGTAGATCCGGTGCTGGTATTATCAATAATCATGTCGGCATCTTCCGGAGGGAAGACTTCTGTGGCACCATAAGCACGCAATAACTTAAATGGAACGCCTAACCGAGTAAGATAATCATTAGCTATCTTTTTATACTCGGATGCTACAATAATGTTTCGTTGCTTAACTTCATCCCAGTCCCATTCCTCAGGGATACAGGACACCAGGCGAACCGGGTTAAATCCAAGATCCATCAAAACTTCAACGTCTGCTTCCTGCTCTATAATCCAGTCCATTCCAGCGAAACCTATATCGTGCTGCCCAAGCGCTACCATCTCAGGAATATTCTGGCTCTTAAGTAATTTTACTTCGATGTCACAGCCATAAAGCGTCGGACGATAATTACGACTGTCACCCACTAAAGTTAACCCTATCTCAGAGAGAAGGTCTTCAACCTTATTAAATAACTTCCCTTTTGGAACTACCATTTTTAATGTCATCACAGACTCCTAAAATTAAATCATTAATACCTGAAAACGAAAAAACCCGTTGACCTTTCGGAGCAACGGGTTTGAAAATCAATCATGAGTATTTTAATTAAGCACTACTCATTCCACCGTCGCTCGCGCAGTGTATGATGGTGATGATGATGTAATGCTTTACTGAAACTCATTCTCTAAACCTTTTGTTCAAACATAAAAAAAGCCCCGCTCATTTGGCGGGGCTTTCTATAATTCTTTAATACTACTTACATTATTAAAGACAATAGCTCACCGCCAACGCATTTGCGTGGTAATGATGGTGATGTGTTGCGTTTAATAATGTTTTCATATGCTGTGATTAAAACGTATCCAACAAAACCTGTCAATCCCCTGGGGCAATAAAAACGCTAAATGAACTTAGTCATAAACAAACTGTGGGGATCTTCGCTGTATTCACCGAAAGGGGCAGTCTCCATAAACCCAAACTTGCGGTAAAGGGCAATAGCTGGCTCAAAGGCTTTGTGAGTACCGGTTTCCAGACTTAACCGCCGATATCCCCTACTCTTAGCTTCCGATAACATGACCTCTAATAAACGGCTTGATACACCTCGCCTGAGAAAGACTTTAGCAGTTCTCATCGACTTCACTTCAGCATGAGTCTCTGATAACTCTTTAAGGGCTCCACACCCAGCTATTTGATCTCCCTGCCAGGCACTCCAAAAAGTCAGGGATGGATGCTTTAGTTCAGCCACATCAAGTGCATGAATGCTCTCTGGCGGCGAGTACTGAAACATTTCTCTGCGATGCTCCTCCAGCAAGCGCATAATACCCTGGTCCTGTAAATCATCGACTTTTATTAACAGCTCTTTCACGCAAATACTCCTGATAAACTCTTATAATGCATCCTTTCCAATCTCACCGGTTCTCAAACGTACAACGGTCTCCAGATTCGTTACAAAAATCTTTCCGTCGCCAATCTTACCAGTCTTAGCTGTATTGATTATCGTTTCCACGACACGGTCTACTTGACTGTCATCCACGGCGACTTCGATTTTTGCTTTCGGTAGAAAATCCACCATATATTCTGCACCACGATATAGTTCAGTGTGCCCCTTCTGGCGACCAAAACCCTTGACTTCTGTTACGGTCATACCGGTAACATTCATCTCTGTTAAAGCCTGACGCACTTCATCCAAACGAAACGGCTTAATAATAGCAGTAATTAATTTCATGGCGTCACCTCTCTAACTTTTAGTAAATTCTGGGTAAGCTTCAAGACCGCACTCTTCCTGGTCGGCTCCCTCATATTCATATTCATCATTAATACGAATACCCAGTGTCTTTTTAATTACCAGCCATACAGCAAAGCTAGCCAAGAAAGTCCATAATGTAATCACGCCCACTCCAAGTAGCTGGCTTATGAGCTCAGACTTACCATTGGTCAGGGGCACTACCAATAATCCTAAAATCCCGCCCACGCCATGGACCGAAATAGCTCCAACTGGATCATCTATTTTTAGACGATCAAAGGTCACGATAGAAACCATAATCAAAACACCGGCAATTAAGCCATAAACTAAAGCAATCAACGGTGTGGGTGAGACAGGATCAGCGGTGATAGTAACTAAACCTCCTAAAACGCCATTTAAGATCATTGTCAGATCCGCTCGACCGTAACGAATTTTCGAGAATATCAGTGCACCAACACCACCAGCAGCAGCTGCCGTATTGGTATTCAAAAGAATAAGTGCCACGGTATTGGCTTTATTAACGTTGGACATTTCCAGTAATGAACCACCGTTAAAGCCAAACCACCCCATCCATAGGATCAACGTGCCCAAGGTTGCCAATGGAATATTCGCTCCGGGAAAGGCTTTTATTACGTTTCCAGGGCCATACTTTCCTTTTCGCGGCCCAAGCAATAATACACCCGCAAAAGCGGCTACAGCACCACACAAGTGCACCACACCAGAACCTGCAAAATCGTAGAAGCCGGCCGTTTCTAGGAATCCCAAACCCCATTTCCAGTAGCCTTGGATTGGATAGATCAAAGCTGTCATGAAGAAGCAGAAAATAAGAAAAGCCCAGAGCTTCATTCTCTCTGCTACAGCGCCCGACACGATTGACATGGCTGTCGCCACAAAAACCAGCTGGAAAAAGATCCCACCGACCGTCGAGATGCTAGCACCTTCTGTCATAGCTTCTTCTGCCGATAAGTCGGTATAGCTCGGGAAAGAGAAACCCGGAAACCAGCTATTTACAGCGGCATCGGGATACATTATCTGATAGCCAATCAATAGATAAGATAAACTGGCAATAGAGTACAACGCGATGTTTTTAGTCAGTATTTCTACCGTATTCTTTGCTCTCACCAGCCCAGCCTCTAGCATAGTAAATCCAGCGGCCATCCACATGACTAAGATTGCGAATGATAAAACATAAAAAGTATTGAGCGCATAGCTCAGTTCAAAAATAGGTAAGTCTGATTGCATGGCTTGTTCCATAGTTCCCCCGAATTTCCTTATTATTCATACCATGGTCATACCAGATAACAAAAGACGGCAGAAACAAAAAATGCACCTTGTTGGTGCATTTCCTATCATCTTTTTAAAATTAGCACCTATATGGTGCAAGAAGTTATTTTTTGTTATTCAGCCACAAAGATGCAAGAAATAAATCTTCTGGCTCCGTTATTTTTATATTTTTACGAGAGCCAATCACCAATGAAGGATGATAACCCGATAACTCCATCGCAGAGGCTTCGTCTGTTATTAACTGCTGCCTGGATAAAGCTAACTCAATGGAACGTATTAATGAATCTACAGGAAACAACTGTGGGGTCTGCGCTAACCATATAGATTCACGATCGATGGTCCTATCTATTGTCTGTTTATGATTTGCCTGCTTTACGGTATCAGTAACACCAATGGCTAGAATCGCGCCATCCGGTGACGAATCCCTGGAATGAATCAAATCGTCAATGTGTTCTGATTTAAGGCAAGGTCTTGCAGCATCATGAACCATGACCCAGTCATGATGACTTACTTCCTGCTCCTGAATAGCATGCAAACCGGCCAGTACAGAGTCCACTCGCTCTTTACCCCCGATAACAGTAACTACTCGCGAGTTATTCTTAAAAGGAAGTTCTTGCCAGTGACTATCTTTGGGGTTGAGTACGACTATAACTTTATGGATTTTTGAGTGTTCGAGAAAACGATTAATACTATGTTCGAGAATGGTTTTATCGTCAATCTCCAGATACTGTTTTGGTGTATCTGAATTCATTCTGGAACCAATCCCTGCGGCAGGAATGACTGCCCAAATACGACCGGAGCTCATATATTAAGCCTCGTTAATGAGAGTCTAAAATTCGAATAAACACTTCACCTTCTTTGATCATTCCCAACTGATAACGGGCACGCTCTTCTATTGCGTCAGTTCCATTTCTCAGGTCATTGATCTCAGCAACGATCTTTTGGTTTCTTAGTGCTAATTCTTTATTTTCTATTTTGATATTATCTATTTTCTGATGTTGTAAGTTTATTTCTCGAAAAGAAGATTCTCCGAACCATATTCGGTACTGTAAGGTCATCAAAATAATGACTAATATCAGAGCAATCCACTTCATATGATAAACAATGCCAGAAAAAGAGTCCTAAATAAAGTAATTGCTGCGGTTATAAACCGCAGCAATTACAGCCTTTAAAACTTGAAAGCACTTTTACCCGGATATGGCGCTTTACCATCCAGCTCGCCTTCAATACGTAGCAATTGATTGTATTTAGCCACACGATCTGATCGACATAGCGAGCCAGTCTTGATTTGACCCGCAGCAGTCGCCACTGCCAAATCAGCAATAGTGGTGTCTTCTGTTTCACCACTTCGGTGTGAGATAACTGCGGTATAACCTGCTTTATGGGCCATATCGATAGCAGCTAGCGTTTCTGTCAATGTACCGATCTGGTTAACTTTAATCAGGATGGAGTTGGCAATGCCTTTGTCGATACCTTCCTGAAGAATTTTAGTATTAGTAACAAATAAATCGTCACCGACTAGCTGACACTTATCACCAACTTTTTCAGTAAGAATTTTCCAGCCATCCCAGTCGCCTTCATCCATACCATCTTCAATCGAAACGATTGGGTAACGCTCAACCCAGTCAGCTAAATAATCAGCGAACTCTTCCGAGGTTAGTTCTTTGTTTTCAGATGCCAGATGATACTTGCCATCTTTATAGAATTCACTTGATGCAATATCCAGTGCTAAAGCAACGTCTTGACCAAGCTTGTAACCAGCTTTATCGACTGCTTCTACGATAGCTTGAATCGCTTCTTCGTTAGAACCAAGGTCTGGCGCAAAGCCACCCTCATCACCCACAGCTGTATTCAAACCTTTAGCCTGAAGTACCTTGCGCAGGTTATGGAAGATTTCTGCCCCCATGCGCAGCGCTTCAGAAAATGTTGGCGCTCCTACTGGCATGATCATAAATTCCTGGATATCAACGTTGTTGTCCGCATGTTCACCACCGTTGATAATATTCATCATTGGTACTGGCATAGAGAACTTGCCATCACGGCTAATATGCTCGAACAGTGACTTGCCAGAAGCCATAGCTGCTGCTTTGGCGTTAGCCAGTGATACAGCCAAAATTGAGTTAGCGCCTAATTTTTCTTTATTCTCAGTACCGTCAAGATCCAACATAATCTGATCAATAGCGGCCTGGTCAGAGGCATCATGACCAACAAGAGCGTTCTTAATGTCATTGTTTACGTATGCAACTGCTTTTAATACGCCTTTTCCTAAATAACGAGAAGTATCACCGTCTCGTAATTCCAACGCTTCACGAGAACCTGTAGAAGCACCTGATGGTGAACAAGCAATGGCTTTAATACCATTTTCTAAAATCACTTCAGCTTCAACTGTCGGATTACCACGAGAATCTAAAACTTCACGTCCAATAACATTTTTGATTTTCAAAATCACACCCTCTAATGTTTTATAGAATCAAAACAAATAATTAAAAAATTAAATTACAGTAAATCGCCGCTACCAAAATCGCTGATAGAATCTTCAGCAAACCCTGCCTGCTTAACGATATTATCCAGCTCCTTCATGACTTTGAGTGTTTCTTCAATACGGTACATAGGGAAGGAGTTTGGTCCATCACACTTGG
This window harbors:
- a CDS encoding aminotransferase class I/II-fold pyridoxal phosphate-dependent enzyme produces the protein MKPLYQNNFEAYQGEAGSRKVLKLDFNERSDSRPLWLTTETISTECLWKYPDKTGLEDQVAQYYGLNKEQLLLTNGGDEAIELLFKYACLQQRRLILPLPAFSQYLAGKVTWSADMTLIEPLDDMRIDLQGALSEVSEGSILIITSPNNPTGELISEDELYRVCQQAKEKNAQVFLDEAYIEFACKDEDYSLKLLEEFDNLIVLRTLSKAFGLAGIRCGYLLGQSKIVIEFARLAMPFNLPAPTIEVAKKAFTDSARLEVNNYAGTISQNREQVVVLLKSAGLKVVDSSANFLFIQGNENKLRLIKAACEKRNIIIKTELAGLSAKDKKINAIRITIPFYLKPLLNALGLALKPELICFDMDGVLIDTRQSYDQAIKATVEHIAGKTVEQSDIEKLRSKGGFNNDWVLSLELVQQSGYETDLNAVIDVFQSFYQGSEKNKGLKELEKPFIERQLSTQLFVTNTRTIKTAIVTGRPKDEAVEGARMIGANNCLVISDDDVEVSKPEPEGIIKALRYFGKENGWMLGDTPDDMVAANRAGVIAIGIGDESLYEGGADLVLDNVNQLESLL
- the hisG gene encoding ATP phosphoribosyltransferase, which codes for MTLKMVVPKGKLFNKVEDLLSEIGLTLVGDSRNYRPTLYGCDIEVKLLKSQNIPEMVALGQHDIGFAGMDWIIEQEADVEVLMDLGFNPVRLVSCIPEEWDWDEVKQRNIIVASEYKKIANDYLTRLGVPFKLLRAYGATEVFPPEDADMIIDNTSTGSTIRANRLKIVDTVIESSTQFIANKEILKNPEKKKQIDDLLLLMRGVMNGRKRVLLEMNCNKDNVQKVVDLLPAMRSPTVSELYNSDGFAIKAAIERKLIKDLLPQLIAAGATDILETPIRKAL
- a CDS encoding GNAT family N-acetyltransferase produces the protein MLIKVDDLQDQGIMRLLEEHRREMFQYSPPESIHALDVAELKHPSLTFWSAWQGDQIAGCGALKELSETHAEVKSMRTAKVFLRRGVSSRLLEVMLSEAKSRGYRRLSLETGTHKAFEPAIALYRKFGFMETAPFGEYSEDPHSLFMTKFI
- a CDS encoding P-II family nitrogen regulator: MKLITAIIKPFRLDEVRQALTEMNVTGMTVTEVKGFGRQKGHTELYRGAEYMVDFLPKAKIEVAVDDSQVDRVVETIINTAKTGKIGDGKIFVTNLETVVRLRTGEIGKDAL
- the amt gene encoding ammonium transporter; the encoded protein is MEQAMQSDLPIFELSYALNTFYVLSFAILVMWMAAGFTMLEAGLVRAKNTVEILTKNIALYSIASLSYLLIGYQIMYPDAAVNSWFPGFSFPSYTDLSAEEAMTEGASISTVGGIFFQLVFVATAMSIVSGAVAERMKLWAFLIFCFFMTALIYPIQGYWKWGLGFLETAGFYDFAGSGVVHLCGAVAAFAGVLLLGPRKGKYGPGNVIKAFPGANIPLATLGTLILWMGWFGFNGGSLLEMSNVNKANTVALILLNTNTAAAAGGVGALIFSKIRYGRADLTMILNGVLGGLVTITADPVSPTPLIALVYGLIAGVLIMVSIVTFDRLKIDDPVGAISVHGVGGILGLLVVPLTNGKSELISQLLGVGVITLWTFLASFAVWLVIKKTLGIRINDEYEYEGADQEECGLEAYPEFTKS
- the ispD gene encoding 2-C-methyl-D-erythritol 4-phosphate cytidylyltransferase, whose protein sequence is MSSGRIWAVIPAAGIGSRMNSDTPKQYLEIDDKTILEHSINRFLEHSKIHKVIVVLNPKDSHWQELPFKNNSRVVTVIGGKERVDSVLAGLHAIQEQEVSHHDWVMVHDAARPCLKSEHIDDLIHSRDSSPDGAILAIGVTDTVKQANHKQTIDRTIDRESIWLAQTPQLFPVDSLIRSIELALSRQQLITDEASAMELSGYHPSLVIGSRKNIKITEPEDLFLASLWLNNKK
- the ftsB gene encoding cell division protein FtsB, whose protein sequence is MKWIALILVIILMTLQYRIWFGESSFREINLQHQKIDNIKIENKELALRNQKIVAEINDLRNGTDAIEERARYQLGMIKEGEVFIRILDSH